The Nitrospira sp. sequence CGATGTTGCGTGACTTGCCACAGCCGTTTCCCGACTCCCGCTGCCAGAATGATCGCCTTCATGCTGCCTTGCACGCCTGTTCGAAGGCATCGAGAAACCCGCCAAACTGCGCCTCAGTCAACGCTCCCATATTAGCGACACGGAAAATCTTGTTTTCTAAGTTGCCTTGCCCGGCGTAGATCACATAACCCTGCTGCTTGAGGCGATCGTGCAACGACTGGTATGAAACGCCTTCGGGCAGATGAAACGCCGTAATGGTATTCGATTGTCGGTCCACCGGAAGAAGAGCTTTCACACCAAGCTTGGTCATGCGCTCGCGGATCATGGTCGCCATCTTCCTGTACCGCTGGATGCGATTCGGCACACCTTCTTCGAGCAATTCATTCAGCGCTTCGTCGAACGCATAATACACTTGTACCGCCGGGGTGAACGGAATCGTGCCTTGGCCGTCGTTGTCAATATAATGCGTCAGATGGAGATACCAAGACCGCTTCGGATATGACCGCATTTTTTCGACGAAGCCCTTCCGCACCAGCACAAAGGACACGCCCGGGAATCCCTGAATGCATTTGCCGGCCGTCCCCACCACCATGTAGATGTGCGATTTGGCGATGTCGAGCGTCTCGCCGGCCAACGCACTCACCGCATCGAGCACAAACACGCGATTCTGATTATCGACAATTTCGGCGATCTCGTGGACGGGGTTGAGAAGTCCGGTCGTCGTTTCGTGATGCACCATGCCGACAACGTGCACTTCCTGGTGCTGCCGTAAGGCAAGCAGCAGCCGTTCAGGATCCGGCCGAGCCGTCCAGTCATACTTCAACTCGCTCACACCGAGGCGATGAAGCCCGATGATCTGAGATATCCGCTCGCCATAGACACCGTTGTTCAGGACAAGCATACGACGGCCGTGCGGGATCGACGACATTAAAGCCGCTTCGACGGCAGCCGTTCCCGACCCCGTCATGACGACAGCGACGTACTCGGATTCAGCCCCTGGGACGAAAGCCTTGAGCAGCTTGGCTTGGATACGGTGGAGCAGTTCTGAAAATTCGGCTTCGCGATGACAGATATCGGGCCTGAGCAGCGCCTGCCGAACGCGCTCAGAAACGTTCACCGGCCCAGGATTCAGGAGAACCATTCTTCGACCCTTCCTCTTACAGAGACTGCGTCTTGCGCGAGTCGTGCACGTACAGCGCGTACAAGCGCGTCGCGTCTACTACCCCTCGATCGCCTTCATAAACCGGCGAGTAATGTCCGGCGGATCGTGCACGACACGGCCTGCATCCTCCGCAAATTCATTGACCTTGATGAGCAGCATGCTGGGCCCATCCTTCTTCAGCATGTCCTTGAATTCGTAGACCAGATCATCACGATCGAGGACCCGCTCGACATTGACATAACCTGCCGCCTTCGCCACTTTTTCCAGCGGCACCACATTGGAGATGGTGGGCTGATTCCCGGTCGTGCCGTACACTTCATTGTCAAAGACCACGTGAATGAAGTTCTTCGGCTTCAACGCCCCGACAGTCGCGAGTGTGCCCATGCCCATTAAGACATTTCCGTCGCCGTCAAAGGTGACGACTTGTTTATTCGGCTTTGCGAGTGCCACCCCAAGTGCGATAGCCGGCGCATTGCCCATAGAACCGATCATGTAGAAATGAGTGGGCCGATCCGCGATCTTGTGAGCCTCCCGAGAGGGAAACCCGTTGCAGATAATGACCGGCTGATTCGTCAGCAACTCCAGCAAGGCGGCCATGGCCTGCGCACGACTGACCAAGGTGCCTTGTTCGGGCCTCATGGGTGCAACCCCTTCACCACACCCTTCGTAATGAAAAGCGCGACCGGAATCCGCTGAGTCATAAACGTCGCCGCAACCCATCTAAAATCTTCGATCGCTGTGTGTTCCGTCAAGGTACGGTGTGGAATCTTGACTGTATCGAGCAATTGCGGCATCACTTCTCCCATCACCAGATGCTCTGGAGCGTCCTTCCCCCCCTGGCCCCGCCATGACACAATCAGCACACAGGGTTGTTGATAAATCAGATTAAGGGAAATGAGCGCGTTCAGGGAGGTGCCGAGCCCTGAGTTTTGCATTAACACAGCCGGAGTTCTCCCCGCCATGTATGCGCCTGCAGCCATGCCGACCGCCTCATCCTCCCGGACCGCAGGGACATAGAGCCGGCGGGTCATCAACTCCGCGATAATTCCTCCCAGAATCGAATCCGGCACACCGGTGAAAAAATTTACTCCCATGTCCTGCAGAGCCTGTACGAACACGTCACTCTCGATCACCGAGCGCTCCCTCCCAGAAGTCACGGGCACACGCCTGCGAAAGCCGGCGCATTATAAAATACGCCTCGGCGCCTTCTCAAGGACGATCGGCGGTTGTGTTCGCTCCAGCAGCATGCTAGCGTGAGTGCACCCGATGTGCTCTCCAATGCATCAGCGCACATGAACTGTCCCCCCCGCCTAGCAACCCGCACGTGGCCGTTAGTTGTGATGCTCACGGCCATGATCGGTGCCGGTACGACATGGGCTGTTCCCATGATCAACGACCCGAAAGGATTTCGGGATATTCCTTGGGGAGCTTCTTTGTCTTCCCGCCAGGACCTGGAAACAATCCGGACAAGCCCGCATATCGTCGAGTATTTTCCAAAGGCAGCGCCGGCATCCTTTGCCGGAATCGAGATGACCAGTATCCTCTATATTTCGGTGGATGACCAATTCGCGCGAGTCACGATTCGGTATCAAGGGAACCACGTCCATAGGCAAGTGCTGGACTTCTTGGAAACCCGTTTTGGAAGACTGGAGCGGGTTCCTGGACAAATGGCGCGTGGACTCACTCAACAATACAACTGGCGTGGTTCGGACACCGAAATCAATTTGACGTACCAAGCCGGTACGGAACGTGGCTACATCTTTATCGATAGTCGCACACTCGCGCCGCGGTTCAACGACGACATTACCGATTCCGCAGAGTAGGTCAATGGACAGGCATCTTTCCGAGCGGGTCATGCCCATCACAGTAATGCTGTT is a genomic window containing:
- a CDS encoding sulfopyruvate decarboxylase subunit beta, yielding MRPEQGTLVSRAQAMAALLELLTNQPVIICNGFPSREAHKIADRPTHFYMIGSMGNAPAIALGVALAKPNKQVVTFDGDGNVLMGMGTLATVGALKPKNFIHVVFDNEVYGTTGNQPTISNVVPLEKVAKAAGYVNVERVLDRDDLVYEFKDMLKKDGPSMLLIKVNEFAEDAGRVVHDPPDITRRFMKAIEG
- a CDS encoding alanine--glyoxylate aminotransferase family protein; translation: MVLLNPGPVNVSERVRQALLRPDICHREAEFSELLHRIQAKLLKAFVPGAESEYVAVVMTGSGTAAVEAALMSSIPHGRRMLVLNNGVYGERISQIIGLHRLGVSELKYDWTARPDPERLLLALRQHQEVHVVGMVHHETTTGLLNPVHEIAEIVDNQNRVFVLDAVSALAGETLDIAKSHIYMVVGTAGKCIQGFPGVSFVLVRKGFVEKMRSYPKRSWYLHLTHYIDNDGQGTIPFTPAVQVYYAFDEALNELLEEGVPNRIQRYRKMATMIRERMTKLGVKALLPVDRQSNTITAFHLPEGVSYQSLHDRLKQQGYVIYAGQGNLENKIFRVANMGALTEAQFGGFLDAFEQACKAA
- a CDS encoding sulfopyruvate decarboxylase subunit alpha, whose product is MIESDVFVQALQDMGVNFFTGVPDSILGGIIAELMTRRLYVPAVREDEAVGMAAGAYMAGRTPAVLMQNSGLGTSLNALISLNLIYQQPCVLIVSWRGQGGKDAPEHLVMGEVMPQLLDTVKIPHRTLTEHTAIEDFRWVAATFMTQRIPVALFITKGVVKGLHP